A genomic region of Stenotrophomonas sp. NA06056 contains the following coding sequences:
- a CDS encoding NADP-dependent oxidoreductase, giving the protein MSDSTTRIVLASRPQGAPVAANFRLEQAALPALAPGQVLLRNRYLSLDPYMRGRMDDGPSYAPPVAVDAVMEGQTVAEVLQSQAPGLAVGELVLAPGGWQTHAVVAADAISRRLDPAGLPLSTALGVYGMPGFTAYSSLIEIGKLQPGETLVVAAATGPVGATVAQLAKLQGARVVAIAGGEAKRAYLETLGVDVPLDHRASDFAAQLRAAVPDGIDVYFENVGGHVLDAVLPLLNDFARIPVCGTIATYNARGVAQPGPDRLPALFSQILRQRLTVRGFIVHDFKHLWPDFERDMPQWLRDGRIQYREDVVQGLESAPEAFFGLLQGRNFGKLVVKLD; this is encoded by the coding sequence ATGTCAGATTCAACCACCCGCATCGTGCTCGCCTCGCGCCCGCAAGGTGCGCCGGTCGCCGCCAATTTCCGCCTCGAACAGGCGGCTCTGCCAGCGCTGGCACCCGGCCAGGTGCTGCTGCGCAACCGCTATCTTTCGCTGGATCCATACATGCGCGGACGCATGGATGACGGCCCGTCATACGCACCGCCGGTGGCAGTGGATGCGGTGATGGAGGGCCAGACCGTGGCCGAAGTGCTGCAGTCGCAGGCGCCTGGCCTGGCGGTGGGCGAACTGGTGCTGGCCCCGGGCGGCTGGCAGACCCATGCCGTGGTGGCGGCTGATGCGATCAGTCGGCGTCTGGATCCGGCCGGGCTGCCGCTGAGCACGGCGCTGGGCGTGTATGGCATGCCGGGGTTCACCGCGTACTCCAGCCTGATCGAAATCGGCAAGCTGCAGCCTGGTGAGACCCTGGTGGTGGCGGCTGCCACGGGACCGGTCGGTGCTACCGTTGCCCAGTTGGCCAAGCTGCAGGGTGCGCGGGTGGTCGCCATTGCCGGTGGCGAGGCCAAGCGTGCCTACCTGGAGACACTTGGCGTGGATGTGCCACTGGACCATCGCGCCTCCGATTTTGCAGCGCAGCTGCGTGCTGCCGTGCCGGATGGCATCGACGTGTATTTCGAGAACGTGGGCGGGCATGTGCTCGATGCCGTGCTGCCGCTGCTCAATGATTTCGCGCGCATTCCGGTGTGCGGCACCATCGCCACCTACAACGCCCGCGGCGTCGCGCAGCCTGGACCGGATCGACTGCCGGCGCTGTTCAGCCAGATCCTGCGCCAGCGGCTGACCGTGCGTGGCTTCATCGTCCACGACTTCAAGCATCTGTGGCCGGATTTCGAGCGCGACATGCCGCAGTGGCTGCGTGATGGACGCATCCAGTACCGCGAAGACGTCGTGCAGGGTCTGGAGAGCGCACCGGAAGCCTTCTTTGGCCTGCTGCAGGGGCGCAACTTCGGCAAGCTGGTAGTGAAGCTGGACTGA
- a CDS encoding methylated-DNA--[protein]-cysteine S-methyltransferase: protein MDSTATTAIDARVERVCRHLQASLEEPSLQELAGIAGCSPTRLHRLFKQATGLTPKQYAAALRADRLRVGLQQQERITDAFHDAGFGSSGRFYENAPRLLGMTPKQWRAGGRGEVIHFALAESSLGSVLVASSATGVVAILLGDDPERLLQSLQQRFRQAELVGADSGYEKLVAQVVGLVEDPSRGATLPLDIRGTAFQQRVWQALQQIPRGQTASYADIAARIGAPRSSRAVARACASNPLAVAVPCHRVVRRDGDLSGYAWGVARKRELLRREKAANG from the coding sequence ATGGACAGCACCGCCACCACTGCTATCGATGCCCGCGTCGAACGGGTCTGCCGCCATCTGCAGGCCAGCCTTGAAGAACCCTCTCTGCAGGAACTGGCCGGGATCGCCGGCTGCAGCCCGACCCGGCTGCACCGCCTGTTCAAGCAGGCGACCGGACTGACGCCGAAACAGTACGCCGCCGCGTTGCGCGCTGACCGCCTGCGTGTCGGACTGCAGCAGCAGGAGCGCATCACCGATGCCTTCCACGATGCCGGTTTCGGCTCCAGTGGGCGCTTCTACGAGAACGCACCACGACTGTTGGGCATGACCCCGAAGCAGTGGCGTGCTGGCGGCCGCGGCGAAGTCATCCATTTCGCGCTTGCCGAAAGCTCGCTGGGCAGCGTACTGGTGGCCAGCAGTGCGACCGGTGTGGTTGCGATCCTGCTCGGCGATGATCCTGAAAGGCTGCTGCAGTCGTTGCAGCAACGCTTCCGCCAGGCGGAGCTGGTGGGTGCCGACAGTGGCTACGAAAAGTTGGTGGCGCAGGTAGTCGGCCTGGTGGAGGATCCTTCACGTGGCGCCACATTGCCACTGGATATCCGTGGCACCGCATTCCAGCAACGGGTCTGGCAAGCGCTGCAGCAGATCCCGCGCGGGCAGACCGCCTCATATGCGGATATCGCCGCACGCATCGGCGCTCCCCGATCGAGCCGTGCCGTAGCGCGCGCGTGCGCAAGCAACCCGCTGGCGGTAGCGGTGCCCTGCCATCGCGTGGTGCGCCGTGATGGCGATCTTTCCGGTTACGCGTGGGGCGTGGCGCGCAAGCGCGAACTGCTGCGCCGGGAGAAGGCGGCCAACGGCTGA
- a CDS encoding SDR family oxidoreductase yields MRLNNKIALITGASAGIGRASALRFAAEGAKLVLNARRPQPLHDLAEQIRAAGHEVVVHAADIADPGTAQALVDLAQQSFGGLDIALNNAGMLGPGAPVAEYPMDAWRDVMATNLDAAFHAARAQLPAVLARGGGSLVFVGTFVGHTVGFPGMAAYASSKAGLIGLSQVIAAEYGARGVRSNVLLPGGTDTEMGRQAAPTGDARDFVSSLHALKRMAKPEEIANAALFLASDESSFVTGTAMRVEGGVSITRT; encoded by the coding sequence ATGCGCCTGAACAACAAGATCGCCCTTATCACCGGTGCCAGCGCTGGCATTGGCCGCGCCAGCGCGCTGCGCTTTGCCGCCGAAGGGGCCAAGCTGGTACTCAACGCGCGGCGGCCGCAGCCGCTGCACGATCTGGCCGAGCAGATCCGCGCCGCTGGTCACGAGGTGGTGGTGCACGCTGCCGACATTGCCGATCCGGGTACGGCGCAGGCGCTGGTGGACCTGGCGCAACAATCATTCGGCGGCCTGGACATCGCGCTCAACAATGCCGGCATGCTTGGCCCGGGCGCGCCAGTGGCGGAGTATCCGATGGATGCCTGGCGCGATGTGATGGCGACCAACCTCGATGCCGCCTTCCATGCGGCGCGTGCGCAGTTGCCGGCAGTGCTGGCACGCGGAGGGGGTTCGCTGGTATTCGTCGGCACGTTCGTCGGCCACACCGTGGGATTTCCGGGCATGGCGGCCTACGCGTCGAGCAAGGCCGGGCTGATCGGCCTCAGCCAGGTGATTGCCGCCGAGTACGGCGCACGTGGCGTGCGCAGCAACGTGCTGCTGCCCGGTGGTACCGATACCGAGATGGGTCGGCAGGCCGCGCCGACCGGCGATGCGCGTGATTTCGTGAGCTCGCTGCACGCATTGAAACGCATGGCCAAGCCGGAAGAGATCGCCAACGCGGCCCTGTTCCTGGCCAGTGATGAAAGCAGCTTCGTCACCGGTACCGCGATGCGTGTGGAGGGTGGGGTGTCGATCACCCGAACCTGA
- a CDS encoding alpha/beta hydrolase gives MPLEPALQSFVDAVAAQPLPDDLLELRALSEQALPTLQGATEAVSHVVEHVISARDGHALVVRLYTPAAISTDPRPALLFAHGGGWFQCSLAVYDGPCRALANASGHVIAAVGYRLAPEHPFPTPLHDVADAWLWLQANATALGLDPARLRIGGDSAGGNLAAACCLLLRDQGLPLPSHQLLLYPALDATMASSSYREFADGYYLSAELMQRCWQAYLGDGDRRQPLASPLHAPDLRGLPAATVLSCEFDPLRDEAEQYAAQLRGAGVDCALERLPGMIHACIHLHGVSAATDIAIQRAVALLP, from the coding sequence ATGCCGCTTGAACCTGCGTTGCAGTCGTTCGTGGATGCGGTGGCGGCGCAACCATTGCCAGACGACCTGCTGGAACTGCGCGCACTCAGTGAGCAGGCGCTGCCCACGCTGCAGGGTGCCACCGAGGCGGTATCGCATGTCGTGGAGCACGTCATCAGCGCGCGCGACGGCCATGCGCTGGTCGTGCGCCTGTACACGCCCGCAGCCATCAGTACGGACCCGCGCCCTGCCCTGTTGTTCGCCCACGGCGGTGGCTGGTTCCAGTGCTCGCTGGCGGTCTATGACGGCCCTTGCCGGGCCTTGGCCAATGCCAGCGGCCATGTCATCGCTGCCGTCGGTTATCGGCTGGCCCCGGAGCATCCGTTCCCGACGCCGCTGCACGACGTCGCAGACGCGTGGCTGTGGCTGCAGGCCAATGCCACAGCCCTGGGCCTTGATCCAGCGCGTCTGCGCATCGGTGGCGACAGTGCCGGCGGCAATCTCGCCGCCGCGTGCTGCCTGCTGCTGCGCGATCAGGGACTGCCGTTGCCATCGCATCAACTGCTGCTGTACCCGGCATTGGATGCCACCATGGCCAGCAGTTCCTATCGCGAGTTCGCCGACGGCTACTACCTCAGCGCCGAACTGATGCAGCGCTGCTGGCAGGCTTACCTGGGCGACGGTGACCGCCGGCAGCCGCTCGCTTCGCCCCTGCACGCCCCAGATCTACGCGGGCTGCCGGCAGCCACGGTACTGAGCTGTGAGTTCGACCCGCTGCGCGACGAAGCTGAACAGTACGCCGCGCAGCTGCGGGGCGCAGGCGTGGACTGCGCGCTGGAGCGCCTGCCGGGGATGATCCACGCCTGCATCCACCTGCATGGCGTGTCGGCTGCGACCGACATCGCGATCCAGCGCGCGGTCGCCCTGCTGCCCTGA
- a CDS encoding alpha/beta hydrolase, whose protein sequence is MTNLPTAGTAGDDTLRHHYLRIDGQRVHCVSAGSGQPVLLIPGWPQTWYAWRHVLHALAEAGFEAIAVDPPGIGESDRPAHGYDTGSAAAVLHQTMQALGHERYQVVGHDIGMWIAYALASDQPQAVQRLAVTEAVIPGLAPEPGIFAAPADNIFLWHFMFNQVADLPEALITGRERAYLDFMFDRWSYRRDTVASETYIAAYSRPGALRAGFAWYRAIPETIRQNQLRAQRRLTMPVLAIGAEHATGNAPMLTLQPHADDLRGSVVPGCGHFIMEEAPQAFLAQLLPFLQEAGHAA, encoded by the coding sequence ATGACGAACCTCCCCACCGCTGGTACCGCCGGCGACGATACCCTGCGCCACCATTACCTGCGCATCGACGGCCAACGCGTGCATTGCGTATCCGCCGGCAGCGGTCAACCGGTACTGTTGATCCCGGGCTGGCCGCAGACCTGGTATGCCTGGCGCCACGTGCTGCATGCCCTCGCCGAGGCTGGTTTTGAAGCGATCGCGGTCGACCCACCCGGCATCGGCGAATCCGATCGTCCCGCGCATGGCTACGACACCGGCAGTGCCGCCGCGGTACTGCACCAGACCATGCAGGCCTTGGGCCACGAGCGTTACCAGGTGGTCGGCCATGACATCGGCATGTGGATTGCCTATGCATTGGCCAGCGACCAGCCGCAGGCGGTACAGCGCCTGGCTGTGACCGAGGCGGTGATTCCCGGGCTGGCACCTGAGCCGGGTATCTTCGCCGCACCGGCTGACAACATCTTCCTGTGGCACTTCATGTTCAACCAGGTCGCCGACCTGCCCGAGGCCCTCATCACGGGTCGCGAACGTGCCTACCTGGACTTCATGTTCGACCGCTGGTCGTACCGGCGCGATACCGTGGCCAGCGAGACCTACATCGCCGCCTACAGCCGCCCTGGTGCGTTGCGTGCAGGGTTTGCCTGGTACCGCGCGATTCCGGAAACCATCCGCCAGAACCAGCTCCGCGCACAACGCCGGTTGACGATGCCGGTGCTGGCCATCGGCGCCGAGCACGCTACCGGCAACGCACCGATGCTGACCCTGCAGCCGCACGCCGACGACCTGCGCGGCAGCGTCGTTCCGGGCTGCGGTCACTTCATCATGGAAGAAGCACCGCAGGCGTTCCTCGCCCAGCTGCTACCGTTCCTGCAGGAGGCTGGCCATGCCGCTTGA
- a CDS encoding sugar phosphate isomerase/epimerase family protein, translating to MQTLKGPSLHLAQFAGDQAPFNSLSGIAAWAAGHGFKALQIPAWDARLFDLATAADSQDYCDDIRGTLAEHGLQVSELTTHILGQLVAVHPAYDELCDGFAPEALRGNPQARSEWAQQQLHLAARASRRLGLQDMGTFSGSFAWPYLFPFPQRPPGLIDTAFDELARRWRPILDTCEDNGINLCYEIHPSEDLHDGTSFERFFERVGQHERCRILFDPSHLVLQQLDYLQFLDIYHPLVRMFHVKDAEFRPTGRQGIYGGYADWTERAGRFRSLGDGQVDFRSIFSKLAQYDYAGWATLEWECCLKDQEAGAREGAAFIRDHIIPVTDKIFDDFAGAPISSAQMQHMLGIA from the coding sequence ATGCAAACCCTCAAAGGCCCCAGCCTGCATCTGGCGCAGTTCGCTGGCGACCAAGCGCCGTTCAACAGCCTGTCCGGCATCGCTGCCTGGGCGGCCGGCCATGGCTTCAAGGCCCTGCAGATTCCGGCATGGGATGCGCGCCTGTTCGACCTGGCCACCGCTGCCGACAGCCAGGACTACTGCGATGACATCCGCGGCACCCTGGCCGAGCACGGCCTGCAGGTCAGCGAGCTGACCACCCACATCCTGGGCCAGCTGGTGGCGGTACATCCGGCCTACGATGAACTGTGCGATGGCTTTGCCCCGGAAGCGCTGCGTGGCAATCCGCAGGCACGCAGCGAATGGGCGCAGCAGCAGCTGCATCTGGCCGCCCGCGCCTCGCGCCGGCTCGGTCTGCAGGACATGGGCACCTTCTCCGGCTCATTCGCCTGGCCGTATCTGTTCCCGTTCCCGCAGCGCCCGCCGGGCCTGATCGATACCGCGTTCGATGAGCTGGCGCGTCGCTGGCGGCCGATCCTCGATACCTGCGAGGACAACGGCATCAACCTCTGCTACGAGATCCATCCCAGCGAAGACCTGCACGACGGCACCAGCTTTGAACGCTTCTTCGAGCGCGTAGGCCAGCACGAGCGCTGCCGCATCCTGTTCGATCCCAGCCACCTCGTGCTGCAGCAGCTGGATTACCTGCAGTTCCTGGACATCTACCATCCGCTGGTCCGCATGTTCCATGTCAAGGACGCGGAGTTCCGCCCCACTGGCCGCCAGGGCATCTACGGTGGCTACGCTGACTGGACCGAACGCGCCGGCCGCTTCCGCTCGCTGGGCGATGGCCAGGTCGATTTCAGGTCGATCTTCTCCAAGCTGGCGCAGTACGACTACGCCGGCTGGGCGACGCTGGAGTGGGAGTGCTGCCTGAAGGACCAGGAGGCCGGCGCGCGCGAAGGTGCTGCCTTCATCCGCGACCACATCATCCCGGTCACCGACAAGATCTTCGACGACTTCGCCGGCGCGCCGATCAGCAGCGCCCAGATGCAGCACATGCTCGGCATCGCCTGA
- a CDS encoding TetR/AcrR family transcriptional regulator → MAGRPREFDRDQALRKAMLLFWQHGYEGTSMSALVEALGIASARIYAAFGSKEQLFREAVALYEEGEGGFAPRALEQASLRDAIGSMLRDAVLTYTRRGRPHGCLVVSSASSVSPDGEGVRDWLASHRRQRTAAIIARLQQAQAAGELAADLSVQALGDHFATVLHGISVQARDGISRDRLLAMVEVALAPLPQHG, encoded by the coding sequence ATGGCAGGGCGACCGCGCGAATTCGACAGGGACCAGGCGTTGCGCAAGGCGATGCTGTTGTTCTGGCAGCACGGCTATGAGGGCACCTCGATGTCGGCCCTGGTCGAAGCGCTTGGCATTGCCTCGGCGCGCATCTACGCCGCGTTCGGCAGCAAGGAGCAGTTGTTCCGCGAAGCGGTGGCGCTGTACGAGGAAGGCGAGGGTGGCTTCGCGCCGCGTGCGCTGGAGCAGGCGTCACTGCGCGATGCGATCGGCAGCATGCTGCGTGATGCCGTACTGACCTACACCCGTCGGGGTCGTCCGCATGGCTGCCTGGTGGTGTCCTCGGCCAGCAGCGTGTCACCGGATGGCGAAGGCGTACGCGACTGGCTGGCCAGCCATCGGCGCCAGCGCACGGCGGCGATCATCGCGCGGCTGCAGCAGGCGCAGGCGGCCGGCGAGCTGGCGGCCGATCTGTCGGTACAGGCGCTGGGCGATCATTTCGCCACGGTGCTGCATGGCATTTCGGTGCAGGCGCGTGACGGCATCAGCCGTGACCGGCTGTTGGCGATGGTCGAGGTGGCTCTCGCACCGTTGCCTCAGCACGGCTGA